Below is a window of Streptomyces sp. ITFR-16 DNA.
CGGCCTTCCGCTGCTGGTGAGCCTCGCCCTGGTGGCCGTGGACGCCGGTGCGGGACTGCTGCTCCCGGTGCTGATCAGGAACGGCATCGACGACGGGGTCACCCAGCTCGCCCTGGGCGCGGTCTGGGCCGCCTCCGCCTTCGGCCTGGTCGTCGTCCTCGTGCAGTGGGCGGCCCAGATCGGCGAGACCCGGATGACCGGCCGCACCGGCGAGCGCATCCTCTACGCGCTCCGGCTGAAGATCTTCGCCCAGCTCCAGCGCCTCGGCCTGGACTACTACGAGCGCGAGCTGACCGGCCGGATCATGACCCGGATGACGACGGACGTGGACGCGCTGTCCACGTTCCTGCAGACCGGCCTGGTCACGGCCTTCGTCTCCGTGGTCACCTTCTTCGGCATCATGGTCGCGCTGCTGTTCCTGGACGTGGAGCTGGCCCTGGTCGTCTTCGCGACGCTCCCGGTGCTGGTCGTCGGCACGGTCTTCTTCCGCCGCAGGAGCGTCAAGGCGTACGAGCTGGCCCGTGAGCGCATCAGCGTCGTCAACGCCGACCTCCAGGAGTCCGTCTCCGGGCTCCGCATCGTGCAGGCCTTCCGCCGCGAGCGGGACGGCGCCGCTCGGTTCGCGGCCGCCAGCGACCACTACCGCGAGGCCCGGGTGCGCGGGCAGTGGCTGATCTCGGTCTACTTCCCGTTCGTCCAGCTGCTGTCCTCGGTGGCGGCGGCCGCAGTGCTCATCGTCGGCGCGGGCCGGGTCGACGACGGCACGCTCACCACGGGCGCGCTGGTCGCCTATCTGCTCTACATCGACCTGTTCTTCGCCCCCGTGCAGCAGCTCTCCCAGGTCTTCGACGGCTACCAGCAGGCGACCGTCTCGCTGGGCCGCATCCAGGAACTGTTGCGGGAGCCCGCCTCCACCGCCGACGGGGACGAGCCGCTGGACGTGCTGTCGCTGCGCGGCGAGATCGCCTTCGAGGACGTCTCGTTCGCGTACGGCGGCGAGGAGGACGCGCTCACCGGCGTCGACCTGCACATCCCGGCCGGCCAGACCGTCGCGTTCGTCGGCGAGACCGGCGCGGGCAAGTCCACCCTGGTCAAGCTCGTCGCCCGGTTCTACGACCCGACGGGCGGCCGGGTCACGGCCGACGGCACCGACCTGCGCCACCTCGGCCTCACCGCCTACCGGCACCGGCTCGGTGTCGTCCCGCAGGAGGCGTGCCTCTTCGCCGGGACGGTGCGCGACGCCATCGCGTACGGGCGGCCGGAGGCCACCGACGCGGAGGTGGAGGCGGCGTCCCGGGCGGTCGGCGCGCACGACATGATCGCCACCCTGGACGGCGGCTACCTCCACGAGGTCGCCGAGCGGGGCCGCAATCTCTCGGCCGGACAGCGCCAGCTGATCGCGCTCGCCCGCGCCGAGCTCGTCGACCCCGACATCCTGCTGCTCGACGAGGCCACCGCCTCCCTGGACCTGGCCAGCGAGGCGCTGGTCAACCAGGCGACCGACCGGATCGCGGGCCGCCGCACCACCCTGGTCGTCGCCCACCGCCTGACCACGGCCGCCCGCGCGGACCGGGTCGTGGTGATGGACCACGGCCGGGTCGTCGAGGACGGCACGCACGACGAACTCCTCGCCCTGGACGGGCACTACGCCGTGCTGTGGCGCACCTTCATAGGAGAGGACGAGCCGGCGGGGGTGTGAACAGGCCCGCGCCGGAGCCCAAGGGCTGTCCCGCAATTCCTGGCGGGCGCACGACGACAGCTACGGCACCTCGCCGCGTTGTCGAAACACCCGAATGCATCCGGTATGCGGGCGCCTCTCCGCCTTGCGATGCACCGCATCTGACGCCGCGCGCTGATCCACCAGGAATTGCGGGACAGCTCTTAGTCGCGGATTCCGGAGATCTTCCCGGTCGCCAGATCCGACCGCACGGTGAGGGTCGTGTACGTGGGGCCGGCCGCCGATCCCCAGGTCAGCCGGACCGTCGACCAGGTGTGGCCGGCGCCGCTGTCGCCCGCGGTGACCCGGAAGCCCGCCGGGACGTTCTGGGCGCGCAGCACCCCGTCCGCGTGGTTGGTCTTCTCCCAGCCGGCCAGCCGCTCGCGGAAGCCGGGCGTGAGGTAGAAGCCCCGGAGCGAGGAGGCCAGGGCGCCGCCGTCCTCGGCGGCCACGGCGTCGATGTACGCGCCGTAGAAGTGGGCGACCTGCTGGGCGGCGGACGCGGACACCTCGTCGCGTACCGGCGCCGAGGCCGGTGCGCCCTGCGGGGCGGCGGGGGCGGCGGCCGCCGCCGGCACGGCGACGACGGCGGTCAGGAGGGCGGACGCGAGCAGGGTGCGGACGGGAATGCGCCGGCCGCCGGTGCGCCGGGCGGGACGGAGTCGGGTCATAGCGGTTCCTGCCTTTCGGGTGGCTCTGTCCAGTGGTGAACCCATCGTGGGGTGATTCGGTTGCGCCGCAGGCCGAGCGCGCCGGGTGCAACCTCCGGATGGCCTCCCGCGTCGTACGCATGGACACGCATGTACGCCCAGGTGTCGGGTAAGGGCGCACATGTTCGATGAGCGATGGGGCTGCTGGTGACCAGAGGGACCGAAGGACCTGCCGGGGGGACGCGGCGCGGGATGGGCTTCCGCGTGCTCGCCCTCGCTCTCACGACCCTCCTCGGGCTGGTGCTCGGCGGCGTCGAGGCGAGCAGCGCCGAGGCCGCGTCGGTCTGTGCCGGACGGCCCGCGAAGACGGTGAAGTTCGCGACGGGGGAGCTGCGCGTCTACCGGACCCGCGCCTACGCCTGCGCCACGGCCGTCGCCACCAAGGCCGGCTCGCGCCGCCGGATGTCCGTACAGATCCAGCCGCGCGGAGGCCGGCCCGTCGCCGACAGCGGCAGCTTCACCCAGCGGGCCGGGCCGGTGACCGTGCACGCGCTGAACCGGTGCGTCCGGGCCTCCGGCACGATCGCGGGAAGGACCGGCACCACGGGCTGGATCCTGTGCTGACCGGGTGATGTGTGCGCATGCCGCGGCAACAGGGTCTGGTGGTCCTGGTGTTGCCCGGCTAGGTTCACGACGACTGTTGTGAATCAAGGGGAGGGTGCATGCGTAAGGCGCTCAGAGGGATCCTGTCACTCGCGGTGCTCATCGGCACGGTGAGTGCGACGGGTGCCTCGGCCGGGGCGGCCACCGCCGCCGAACCGGCCGCGTTCCGTACCGCCGTGGGCGACAGCGGGACGAGCACGGACATCAAGGACCGCATCCTGGCCATCCCGGGAATGAGTCTCATCGAGGAGAAGCCCTACGCCGGATACCGGTACTTCGTCCTCAACTACACCCAGCCGGTCGACCACCGGCACCCGTCCAAGGGGACGTTCCAGCAGCGCATCACCCTGCTGCACAAGGACACCTCCCGCCCCACCGTCTTCTACACCAGCGGCTACAACGTCTCCACCAGCCCCAGCCGCTCCGAGCCGACCCGGATCGTCGACGGCAACCAGGTCTCCCTGGAGTACCGCTTCTTCACCCCGTCGCGCCCCGAGCCCGCCGACTGGTCCAAGCTCGACATCTGGCAGGCCGCCAGCGACCAGCACCGCGTCTTCACCGCGCTCAAGCGGATCTACTCCAAGAACTGGCTGACCACGGGCGGCTCCAAGGGCGGCATGACCGCCACCTACTTCGAGCGCTTCTACCCGAAGGACATGGACGGCGTCGTCGCCTATGTCGCGCCCAACGACGTGGTCAACAAGGAGGACTCGGCCTACGACCGGTTCTTCGCGAAGGTCGGCACCAAGGAGTGCCGCGACCGGCTGGCCGGGGTGCAGCGCGAGGCGCTGGTCCGCCGGGAGCCGCTGGAGAAGAAGTACGCGCAGTACGCCGCCGACAACGGCTACACCTTCACCACCGTCGGCACCCTGGACAAGGCGTACGAGGCCGTGGTCATGGACTACGTCTGGGCGTACTGGCAGTACAGCCTGCTCGCCGACTGCGACTCGATCCCGGCCGACGCCCGGAACGCCACCGACCAGGCGATCTGGGACTCGATCGACTCGATCTCCGGCTTCTCCGCCTACGCGGACCAGGGCCTGGCGAACTACACGCCGTACTACTACCAGGCGGGCACCCAGCTCGGCTCGCCCGACATCAAGCAGCCCTGGCTCGGCAAGCTGAGCCGCTACGGCTACCAGCCGCCGCGCACGTTCGTGCCGCGCTCCATCCCGATGAAGTTCCAGCCCTCGGCGATGCGCGACGTCGATACCTGGGTGAAGCACCACGCCACCCACATGCTGTACGTCTACGGCGAGAACGACCCGTGGGGCGCGGAGCGCTTCCGGCTCGGCGCGGGCGCCCGTGACAGCTATGTCTTCACCCAGCCCGGCGGGAACCACGGCTCGAACGTCGCCGGGCTCGTCCCCTCCGAGAACGCCACGGCCACGGCGGCGATCCTGCGCTGGGCGGGCGTCGCCCCGGCCGCCGTCCAGCAGGACGAGT
It encodes the following:
- a CDS encoding S28 family serine protease; its protein translation is MRKALRGILSLAVLIGTVSATGASAGAATAAEPAAFRTAVGDSGTSTDIKDRILAIPGMSLIEEKPYAGYRYFVLNYTQPVDHRHPSKGTFQQRITLLHKDTSRPTVFYTSGYNVSTSPSRSEPTRIVDGNQVSLEYRFFTPSRPEPADWSKLDIWQAASDQHRVFTALKRIYSKNWLTTGGSKGGMTATYFERFYPKDMDGVVAYVAPNDVVNKEDSAYDRFFAKVGTKECRDRLAGVQREALVRREPLEKKYAQYAADNGYTFTTVGTLDKAYEAVVMDYVWAYWQYSLLADCDSIPADARNATDQAIWDSIDSISGFSAYADQGLANYTPYYYQAGTQLGSPDIKQPWLGKLSRYGYQPPRTFVPRSIPMKFQPSAMRDVDTWVKHHATHMLYVYGENDPWGAERFRLGAGARDSYVFTQPGGNHGSNVAGLVPSENATATAAILRWAGVAPAAVQQDESKAKPLAKFDARLDNKDLTTEHRLGFRRP